The bacterium sequence TAAAATGCCTGCTCCTGTAAGTCTGCAAAGCTTCCTGATACCTGTCAGCAAAAGAGCGGCCCTTCCATGATACGGGTGTTGTTTTATCAGCAGTCGCAGAATTCAAGTTTGAAATAGACTTTTCCTGTGTGTTCACTATATTCTGCAGCTTATTTTTCTCAGCTTCAGTACTCTTATTTTCAGCTTCAAGTGTGTTTAATTTCTGCTGCAGGTTAGCAGCACCGGTATCAGACTTGACTGCTTTACTGTCTCCTTTTTCCCCGACTCCCAAAAGCCGGAGCACGTCATCTTCGCCTAAAGTCTCATTGCTCTTTTTCTGCGTGTCCTCTTCAACAAGGCCTAATAGTTCATCGATATTTGCCGAATCACCTGAAACCGCTTCTTCCCTTCTGTTTTTGCTCGTTGATGCACAACCGGCAAAAATCAAAAAAGAAAGCAAAAAAACAGCTACAAGGAAACAAAGAATAAATCTGTCCCTATTCATAAGGTGCCCCTCTTTTTAAGAATTATTCTTGAATAATAAATTTACTGAAAATAATTAAAAAAATCAAGCATTTTAATAATTGTTATCACAATAACTTATCCGGCCTCCTTAAAATTATTTTAAATCCCGTCTGCGCTTCACAGTACACATTAACCGATTTTCGTTCTAATAGATAAATCTTTTTACAGAAATATTGGATACCAGCCCCATAAGTATAAAAAGCATAACAAGGGACGAACCTCCGTAGCTTAAAAAAGGCAGTGCCATACCTGTAACCGGAAACAGGCCTACTGCCATACCGCTGTTTATCACTATCTGTGAAACAATCAAACCGAAAACACCTGCAGAAACAAGGCTGTCAAAATCATCCCTTGCAAGGCGTGCAACAGATATTAACGATGCAAGTAAAAGGAAATAGAAAATAAAAACAACTGTTATACCCAAAAATCCAAATTCTTCACCGAGAAGTGAAATAATAAAATCAGTATGTTGCTCAGGAAGGAACCTTAGCTGTGATTGAGAACCGTGCAGGAAGCCTTTGCCCAAAAACCCTCCTGACCCGATTGCAACCTTTGACTGGATTACCTGATATGCTGATCCGTGTGGGTCAGATTTTATTCCGAGAAATATTAATATCCGTTCCTGCTGGTAAGCTGCAAGTTTTGACCAGAAAAATCCGGAAAAAACTCCTGCAACTCCACAGAAAACAGAATACAAAGATGCAGCCCACCATTTTTTCAGCCATACAAAGGCCCAGACTGTTATTCCCGCAGCAACAATAATAAATGCAGGCAGATAAAATCCTGATAAGAGAACTGCAAAAGGTGCAACAAGTAAAAATATCCAGTTCAGAGAAATTCCCGCCCAAACTGCCATAACCGCCCAGATAAAAAGGAAAAGTATTGCAGTGCCCATATCAGGTTCTTCTGCAATCAGGAGAAAATACGGAACTACAATCAAAAGGCTCACAAACATTCTTTTCCACTCCGGTGTTCTTGCGGAATCAGAGAAATAGCGGGATAAACACAGGATAACGGAAATCTTAGCAAACTCCGAAGGCTGAAATTGTATTCCTCCGAAACTTATCCATCTCGACACACTGCCTCTTCCCACAAAAAGTACCAATATGATAAGGAGGAATGCAAACCCATAAAAGATATATGCTGTTTCATAAACTATTGATATTTTTATTTTTGCACTTAAAATCCCTGCAATAACAGCAGGCACAAGCCAGATAATCTGCCTGCCTACAGGGCTTTTAAAAAAGGGCAGATTAAGAGACGATGAAGCACTGTATATAAGAATAAGTCCGCAAAAACTCAAAAAAATAGTAAAAACAGCTATCCCCGGGTCAATCTTCAGCCCCTCTTTTTGCGAATACTCAGTACCGGTCATAAGAAAAATCCTCTGAATATTTTACCTGCAACAGGAGCTGCCACACTGCCGCCTGAACCTCCGTTCTCAATAACAACCACAACAACTATTTTGGGATTTTTTAACGGCCCGAAACCTGCAAACCATGCATGAGGTTCTCCTGCGGGATTTTGTGCTGTCCCTGTTTTACCGCATATTGAAATCCCTTTGATTCCCGCTGCACGTGCAGTCCCTTTCGGAAAATTTACAGCTCTTCTCATTCCTTCTCTGATTACACTGAAAACCTTTCCAAAATTTTCAATAGGAGCATTGAACTCCGGTTTTTTAATTTCCCATGATCTTCTATTAATTCCCTGCTGAGCTTTTACCAGGCGGGGCACAGGCCTTTTCCCATCCATTGCAATTGCAGTAACTACTGATGCCATTTGCAGGGGAGTAACAAGAAGATCCCCCTGCCCTACCGCAAGATTTGCAATCATACCCCTTGTCCATCCGCGTATTCCGTATTTTTTGTCAAGATACAAACTGTCCGGCACCAACCCCGCTTTTTCTCCGGGCAGATCTACTCCGGTTTTCATTCCGAGGCCGAATATAGAGCACATGTTAACGATTCCTGAAAGCCCCAGGTCAAGGCCTGTACGGTAAAAATAGACATTACAGGATTGAGCAATTGCCTGATAAAGATCTATATTTCCGTGGCCCTCCTCTTTCCAGCATTTATACTCCTTCCTGCCGAGCCTAAATGAGCCATTACAGACATTCATTGATTCAGGATATCTGATACATGCTTTTAATGCTGCCGATGCAACTACCAGTTTAAAAACAGATCCCGGGGGAAGCTGGGCCTGGATTGACCTGTCAAGAAGAGGCTTAGAAGGATTTATCATTAGTGAATTCCAAATCTTGCGGGAAACTCCGCCTGAGAAATTATCCGGCTTAAAATCAGGGCTGCTTGCCATTGCAAAAATCTCGCCTGTAGACGGATCCATGACAATTATTGATCCTGTTTTATGCAGAATAAGCTTTTCTGCCAGTTTCTGAAGCCCAATATCAAGTGTCAATATAATGCTTCTGCCCGGTACAGGTTTTATATCGCGCTTTCCCCCGAAATCTCCCTTCTCAACACCAAAAGCATCAACTTCACGATATAGATACCCTCTCCTGCCCTTTAGCACTATGTCGTACTCTTTTTCCACCCCTGACTTGCCTGTTATGTCACCGGGTTTGTAAGTTCGCCTGTTTCTTTTTAAAAGCTCATCTTCTGTTATCTCACCGAGAAAACCCAGGACATGACACGCCTTAATTCCCGAAGGATAAGATCTGACAGGTTCGGCCTGATAGAAAAACCCCGGCAGTTCAATGCGATGCTCTTCCATATTTGTCAGTTGGGTAAAGTCAAGATTTGATTTGAGCCTTACAGGCACAAAAGGGCCGCTCTTCTGCAAATTGATCTTCTTTTCAATCTGTACCTGAGAAACAGGCAGAACCTTCCCTATATCAATTTTGTATTCAGTCCTGTGATACTCAAAAGGTATGACAAAAAGAGAGTAACTGGGCCTGTTTTCTACAATAACAGAACTGTTCCTGTCAAAAATTATTCCGCGCGGTGCTTTCAGAGGTATCTGCCTGACACTGTTCATGTCAGAACGTTTTTTATAAAATGATGATGAAAAAATCTGTATCTGGAAAAAACGAAAATATATAATTAAAAATACGCCCGCTAAAACCGCAAAAAAAATATCTGCTCTTCTTCTGTGTATGGATTCTGAATCTACCACGCTTCAACTCTTTTGCCTGTTTGCTGCATCCATATATCAATAATAAATCCAGCCCCGAGTGTTACTAAAAATGCAGAAAATGAATACCTTAAAAAAAGATCAAAAAATCCCAGGCCGTTTCCCAAAAAAGAAAGCATGCCAAGTACCAAAAAATGGATAAACAAAGGTACGGAAAATCCTATGATACGCACCAGATTATGTTCACCGGAAAGCGATGAGTATAAAAAAACAGAAAAATAACACGCCAAGCCTTTTGACAAAGCAAAAATCCCCGGAACCGAACCGGCAACCAAATCCTGGAAAAGGCCTGCAATAAATCCAATAATTACCGCATTAATAATTTTTTCTCCTGCAGATCGAAAGACCAGAAAGATTAAAAGAAAATCAGGAAACAGGAAATTAAGGGACGTTAATCTTGCTCCTGCAGTCTGAAAATAGAGGAGCACGAAAATAACAGATGAAACCTTTAAGGCTCTTTTCATCTCTGTTTTTCTTTCTCATTCAGCACAACAAATACTATTCCCAAATTTTGAAAATTTACACTTGAACGGAGAAATACATTCTTAAACATTGCCCCCTGATCCTGAATTACCCTGGATACTCTTCCGATTAACAACCCCCCCGGGAAAATAGAACTGACTCCTGATGTAACAACAATATCTCCGAATTTTACGCTGCTTCTGTAAAGTACTCCTTCCATTTTAAACACATCTCCGTGTATCCATCTCACAATTCCCCTGTCACCTGTTTTCATTACTCTTGCACTGATTCTTGCCTCAGGATTCGTAAGAAGCTGCACTCTTGACCAGTCATGGCCGGATTCAACTATCCTGCCGACAACTCCCTGAGGCACAATAATCGCCTCATCTTCCACGCACCCGCTGTTCGATCCCGTATTGATATCCGCATAACCGGGGATACCGCTCATATCCATCTCTGTGACATCAGCAGCTATAACATTATACGGCAGATGTTCTTTTAACTTCAGCAGGCTTCGAAGCCTTTTATTCTCTTCCGAGAAAAAAATATACTGCTGATTCAGCGCTGCAAGCTCTGTTAGTTTTAATACAAGCCTGCGGTTTTCTTTTTCCGAAGAAAACAGCCTGTTGATTCTGAATGCGCTATATTCAAAAACAGCAGTGTACCTGCTTGCTGCACCCCGTAAATAAATAAAGCATTTTGTTTTATTCAACAGGATAAAAATTAGGGAAAAAATTATAAACAGGAAGAGAACTATACCGGATCTATGATTATTCCAAAGATTATATATAAGTTTTTTTCTGTTTCTTTTCACAATCTATCTTCTGACTTTCAAATTCAGGACTCTTTGAAATCTGCTGATATCTTCCATTACAACACCGCACCCCTCCACAACAGCTGTCAGAGGCCTTTCACTAAGGCTTACAGGAAGATTTGTATCCTGACGAAGCCTCAGGTCAAGGCCTTTAAGCATACTGCCTCCTCCTGTCATGATAATCCCCCTGTCAAGAATATCAGAAGAAAGCTCCGGTGGAGTTTTTTCAAGGCAGAGCATCACAGAATCAATAATCGCCTGCACAGGCTCTTCAAGTACATCTTGTATTTCCGCAGCCCTCACTTCAACAGTTCTCGGAATACCGCTTATTATATCTCTGCCCCTTACCTGCACCACTCTTTCATCTTTCACCGGCCTGACAGATCCGTAATCAATCTTTACTTTTTCTGCCATAACTTCTCCTATGAGGAGCTTGTATCTCTTTTTAAAATACTGGATTATGACTTCATTCATCTCATCGCCTGCAATACGAACAGAAATTTTTGATACAACTCCGGAAAGAGATATAACGGCAATTTCAGTTGTACCTCCTCCGATATCAACAACCATGCTGCCTACAGGTTCATCAATAGGCAAATTTACACCAAGTGCAGCTGCCATCGGCTCCTCAAGAAGATATACCGCTCTTGCACCTGCCTTTTCTCCCGAGTCACGGACTGCCCGTCTTTCAACCGCTGTAATTCCTGACGGTATGGAAATTACCATTCTGTGAAGTGCAAACTTTTTAAGACGTATTTTTTGTATGAACCTGCGGA is a genomic window containing:
- a CDS encoding tetratricopeptide repeat protein — translated: MNRDRFILCFLVAVFLLSFLIFAGCASTSKNRREEAVSGDSANIDELLGLVEEDTQKKSNETLGEDDVLRLLGVGEKGDSKAVKSDTGAANLQQKLNTLEAENKSTEAEKNKLQNIVNTQEKSISNLNSATADKTTPVSWKGRSFADRYQEALQTYRSRHFMDAIQKFENLLDSGSYNSLSDNCQYWIGECYYGLGKYEEAALSFEKVFSFSNSNKDDDAQLKLGLCQLRLNNKAKAKEEFQKLIDNYPTSEYVSVAQRFIAQIK
- the rodA gene encoding rod shape-determining protein RodA, yielding MTGTEYSQKEGLKIDPGIAVFTIFLSFCGLILIYSASSSLNLPFFKSPVGRQIIWLVPAVIAGILSAKIKISIVYETAYIFYGFAFLLIILVLFVGRGSVSRWISFGGIQFQPSEFAKISVILCLSRYFSDSARTPEWKRMFVSLLIVVPYFLLIAEEPDMGTAILFLFIWAVMAVWAGISLNWIFLLVAPFAVLLSGFYLPAFIIVAAGITVWAFVWLKKWWAASLYSVFCGVAGVFSGFFWSKLAAYQQERILIFLGIKSDPHGSAYQVIQSKVAIGSGGFLGKGFLHGSQSQLRFLPEQHTDFIISLLGEEFGFLGITVVFIFYFLLLASLISVARLARDDFDSLVSAGVFGLIVSQIVINSGMAVGLFPVTGMALPFLSYGGSSLVMLFILMGLVSNISVKRFIY
- the mrdA gene encoding penicillin-binding protein 2; the encoded protein is MVDSESIHRRRADIFFAVLAGVFLIIYFRFFQIQIFSSSFYKKRSDMNSVRQIPLKAPRGIIFDRNSSVIVENRPSYSLFVIPFEYHRTEYKIDIGKVLPVSQVQIEKKINLQKSGPFVPVRLKSNLDFTQLTNMEEHRIELPGFFYQAEPVRSYPSGIKACHVLGFLGEITEDELLKRNRRTYKPGDITGKSGVEKEYDIVLKGRRGYLYREVDAFGVEKGDFGGKRDIKPVPGRSIILTLDIGLQKLAEKLILHKTGSIIVMDPSTGEIFAMASSPDFKPDNFSGGVSRKIWNSLMINPSKPLLDRSIQAQLPPGSVFKLVVASAALKACIRYPESMNVCNGSFRLGRKEYKCWKEEGHGNIDLYQAIAQSCNVYFYRTGLDLGLSGIVNMCSIFGLGMKTGVDLPGEKAGLVPDSLYLDKKYGIRGWTRGMIANLAVGQGDLLVTPLQMASVVTAIAMDGKRPVPRLVKAQQGINRRSWEIKKPEFNAPIENFGKVFSVIREGMRRAVNFPKGTARAAGIKGISICGKTGTAQNPAGEPHAWFAGFGPLKNPKIVVVVVIENGGSGGSVAAPVAGKIFRGFFL
- the mreD gene encoding rod shape-determining protein MreD, which encodes MKRALKVSSVIFVLLYFQTAGARLTSLNFLFPDFLLIFLVFRSAGEKIINAVIIGFIAGLFQDLVAGSVPGIFALSKGLACYFSVFLYSSLSGEHNLVRIIGFSVPLFIHFLVLGMLSFLGNGLGFFDLFLRYSFSAFLVTLGAGFIIDIWMQQTGKRVEAW
- the mreC gene encoding rod shape-determining protein MreC, whose amino-acid sequence is MKRNRKKLIYNLWNNHRSGIVLFLFIIFSLIFILLNKTKCFIYLRGAASRYTAVFEYSAFRINRLFSSEKENRRLVLKLTELAALNQQYIFFSEENKRLRSLLKLKEHLPYNVIAADVTEMDMSGIPGYADINTGSNSGCVEDEAIIVPQGVVGRIVESGHDWSRVQLLTNPEARISARVMKTGDRGIVRWIHGDVFKMEGVLYRSSVKFGDIVVTSGVSSIFPGGLLIGRVSRVIQDQGAMFKNVFLRSSVNFQNLGIVFVVLNEKEKQR
- a CDS encoding rod shape-determining protein, coding for MAFWFGNLFGGDLAIDLGTANTLIYLKGKGLLLNEPSMIAVRRDDYHIVAVGNEAKVMWGKTPDSIMTVRPMKDGVIADFDLAEMMIRRFIQKIRLKKFALHRMVISIPSGITAVERRAVRDSGEKAGARAVYLLEEPMAAALGVNLPIDEPVGSMVVDIGGGTTEIAVISLSGVVSKISVRIAGDEMNEVIIQYFKKRYKLLIGEVMAEKVKIDYGSVRPVKDERVVQVRGRDIISGIPRTVEVRAAEIQDVLEEPVQAIIDSVMLCLEKTPPELSSDILDRGIIMTGGGSMLKGLDLRLRQDTNLPVSLSERPLTAVVEGCGVVMEDISRFQRVLNLKVRR